In Quercus robur chromosome 10, dhQueRobu3.1, whole genome shotgun sequence, a genomic segment contains:
- the LOC126702601 gene encoding uncharacterized protein LOC126702601 isoform X4: protein MAATEDKSSSSEEEVMVRKIGCYGEKVRVLMVGEDSAAEETMLLWGIQQPTLSKQNAFVSQTSLQLRLDACGHALSILQSPSSLTKPGVTGAVMWDSGVVLAKFLEHAVDSGLLVFQAKKVVELGSGCGLVGCVAALLGAHQVFLTDLFDRLKLLRKNVEVNLGQGQAHLRGSATVMELVWGDHHPHKDLLHPLPDYVLGSDVIYNEEAVTDLVATLLQLSGSETTIFLAGELRNDTILEYFLEVAMKYFIVGRVDQTQWHPDYCSSRVVLYILVKK from the exons ATGGCGGCCACCGAAGataaatcatcatcatcagaagaagaGGTAATGGTGAGGAAAATAGGATGTTACGGAGAGAAGGTGAGAGTGTTAATGGTTGGGGAAGACTCAGCTGCGGAGGAAACGATGTTGCTTTGGGGAATCCAACAGCCCACACTCTCAAAACAAAACGCATTCGTCTCCCAAACCTCTCTCCAACTTCGCCTCGACGCTTGTGGCCACGCTCTCTCCATTCTTCAGTCTCCATCTTCTCTAACCAAGCCTGGTGTCACTGGAGCCGTCATGTGGGACAGTGGTGTTGTACTTGCTAAGTTTCTTGAGCATGCTGTGGACTCCGGATTGCTTGTTTTTCAAGCCAAGAAGGTTGTTGAATTGGGTTCTGGTTGTGGCTTAGTTGGCTGTGTTGCTGCTCTTTTAGGTGCTCATCAAGTTTTTCTTACTGATTTGTTTGATAGACTTAAGTTATTGAGGAAGAATGTTGAGGTCAATTTGGGACAGGGACAAGCCCATCTCAGGGGTTCTGCTACTGTTATGGAACTTGTATGGGGTGATCATCATCCTCACAAGGATCTACTTCACCCTCTACCTGATTATG tGCTTGGTTCTGATGTAATCTATAATGAAGAAGCAGTGACGGATTTGGTGGCTACTTTACTGCAACTCTCTGGATCTGAAACAACGATCTTTTTGGCTGGTGAACTTCGAAATG ATACCATCCTCGAATACTTTCTAGAAGTTGCAATGAAGTATTTCATAGTTGGGCGTGTGGATCAGACACAGTGGCATCCAGATTACTGCAGCAGCCGTGTTGTTTTATACATTCTAGTGAAGAAGTGA